A window from Pseudooceanicola algae encodes these proteins:
- a CDS encoding phage tail protein: protein MWTGRVFAPVYGFTWPFGDYLTEDEGDDLATPETDEGVEVTRFSGSIAYVRTYTGQPGQAADSTLVGALPEWTVAHDLAGISYAAIRARRVAQSDFNTRYPNGREWAYAPVWDGNDRIFDPRSGSYGWTRNAALIIAHELSVYQGHAVDWDRVAIEADASDVLLTDAAGADRPRWHIDTWCEDDEEHGAVLVRMLSACDGYLCERPDGVTDFYVGRYIAPDVTLTDADFIALEISEGADFGAADSFSIRYVEPLQDWQETPSGAFEVAGINSESRDEITVLACSNHNQASRLNKRRARKTHAKYRLRGTVKLGGYNLVGKRFFRFSHSELGIEMTFEIDKLSRGQDRLTFDLEASSVIAEDFDFLAATEEPDRPAYEVLTEDGEPEALTGFSFTGIAGSGGGARVLFEWDEQASGVGQDIQYRAPGAGIADWQNTYVPAGSGTTRVTSQVISGLVDGATYEVQARNRTGSGRVSDWTASLSVLATANPTPPGALDAFTATAGAAQAVIDIEAPDDPNYYTSRIYRADASTDFADAALVRTEYGLPGNADTWTDTGLASGSYTYWAVPINASGVPSAGGGLPANASGPETITII, encoded by the coding sequence TTGTGGACCGGCCGGGTCTTCGCGCCCGTATACGGGTTCACCTGGCCGTTCGGCGACTACCTGACCGAAGACGAAGGCGACGACCTGGCTACGCCTGAGACCGACGAGGGTGTCGAGGTCACGCGGTTCTCGGGGTCGATCGCCTATGTGCGGACCTATACGGGCCAGCCTGGGCAGGCGGCCGATAGCACGTTGGTCGGCGCGCTTCCCGAGTGGACTGTCGCGCATGACCTGGCCGGGATCAGCTACGCCGCGATCCGGGCGCGCCGGGTGGCGCAATCGGATTTCAACACGCGCTATCCGAACGGCCGCGAGTGGGCTTATGCGCCGGTCTGGGATGGGAATGATCGGATCTTTGATCCGCGCAGTGGCAGCTACGGCTGGACGCGCAACGCGGCCTTGATTATCGCCCATGAGCTTTCTGTCTATCAGGGCCATGCGGTTGATTGGGATCGAGTGGCGATCGAGGCGGATGCCTCGGATGTGCTGTTGACGGATGCGGCGGGGGCCGACCGGCCGCGCTGGCATATTGATACCTGGTGCGAGGATGATGAAGAACACGGCGCGGTGTTGGTGCGCATGCTGTCGGCTTGTGATGGCTACCTCTGCGAGCGCCCTGATGGCGTGACCGACTTCTATGTGGGGCGCTACATCGCGCCGGATGTGACGCTGACGGATGCAGATTTTATCGCCCTGGAGATCTCGGAAGGGGCAGACTTCGGGGCGGCCGACAGCTTTTCAATTCGCTATGTCGAGCCGCTGCAGGATTGGCAGGAAACGCCTTCCGGGGCTTTCGAGGTCGCAGGGATCAACAGCGAAAGCCGCGACGAGATCACGGTGCTTGCCTGCAGTAACCACAACCAGGCAAGCCGGCTAAACAAGCGCCGCGCCCGCAAGACCCATGCGAAGTATCGGCTGCGCGGGACCGTCAAGCTGGGCGGCTACAATCTGGTCGGTAAGCGGTTCTTCCGGTTTTCGCATTCCGAACTGGGGATCGAAATGACGTTTGAGATCGACAAGCTCTCGCGCGGGCAGGACCGGCTGACCTTCGACCTTGAGGCATCAAGTGTCATCGCCGAGGATTTCGATTTCCTGGCCGCGACCGAGGAACCCGATCGCCCGGCCTATGAGGTCTTGACCGAGGACGGCGAGCCGGAGGCGTTGACCGGGTTCAGCTTCACCGGGATCGCGGGATCCGGCGGCGGCGCGCGGGTGCTGTTTGAGTGGGATGAACAGGCCTCGGGGGTCGGGCAGGATATCCAATACCGCGCGCCTGGTGCCGGGATCGCTGATTGGCAGAATACCTATGTCCCGGCCGGATCCGGCACGACGAGGGTCACGTCCCAGGTGATCAGCGGCCTGGTCGACGGCGCGACCTATGAGGTGCAGGCGCGCAATCGTACCGGCTCGGGGCGGGTGTCGGACTGGACCGCCTCGCTTTCTGTCCTGGCGACGGCGAACCCGACGCCACCAGGAGCGCTGGACGCCTTCACGGCAACAGCCGGCGCCGCGCAGGCGGTGATCGATATCGAGGCGCCTGACGATCCCAATTACTACACCAGCCGGATCTACCGGGCCGATGCCAGCACGGATTTCGCGGACGCGGCGTTGGTGCGGACGGAATACGGATTGCCGGGGAATGCGGATACCTGGACCGATACCGGGCTGGCCTCGGGATCATACACTTATTGGGCGGTGCCCATAAACGCCTCGGGCGTGCCATCCGCCGGCGGGGGGCTGCCTGCAAATGCCTCCGGGCCTGAAACAATCACAATCATCTGA
- a CDS encoding helix-turn-helix domain-containing protein, whose amino-acid sequence MGTQQTFVMVPAEDFAALRSEIRALRDQIDGATITPRAEWISIAEAAKAKGVNRSTIHRWISSGRLEARGSGRLRQVKTRYS is encoded by the coding sequence ATGGGAACGCAGCAGACCTTCGTCATGGTGCCGGCAGAGGATTTCGCCGCCCTTCGCTCCGAAATCCGCGCGCTGCGAGACCAGATCGACGGCGCCACCATCACTCCACGAGCCGAGTGGATCAGCATCGCTGAAGCTGCCAAGGCCAAGGGCGTCAATCGCAGCACAATCCACCGCTGGATCTCGTCCGGCAGGTTGGAAGCCCGGGGCAGCGGTCGGCTCCGCCAAGTCAAAACACGATATTCCTAA
- a CDS encoding DUF2188 domain-containing protein, translating into MADYHISKDAAGWKVTKAGGQKASASASTKAEAQDIAKKLAISSGGGEVREYASRDGSVHKRGQIIDSDTHGKPDPKGNG; encoded by the coding sequence ATGGCTGATTATCACATTTCGAAGGATGCAGCTGGGTGGAAGGTCACCAAAGCAGGGGGTCAGAAAGCTTCCGCATCCGCTAGCACAAAAGCCGAAGCACAAGATATTGCCAAGAAATTGGCAATATCGTCAGGTGGCGGTGAGGTAAGAGAGTATGCTTCACGAGATGGTTCGGTTCACAAAAGAGGCCAGATCATTGATAGCGACACGCACGGAAAACCCGATCCGAAAGGCAACGGCTGA
- a CDS encoding coiled-coil domain-containing protein: MASKDKRYFFSVGQKSFEAGTGPNHFSTVVPIADVNGEIIGDRLVEFPNRGRVWWMLRGEARVTHAPPGCLIMSGIEDSMDLSSSPEKDVYQLLQPTLPGPKDLIEVLTPGAEITDPNALLDGFRMRCDHEPTRHVLVRIGDHLYGPLKVELDRPENDRLIEPEIHFSKPVAPHVVYRIAVGDAEGRTGHIRHKVIVQRDASKPDDQIGHTVRYEAITGALYEDLREGAQEVDLVSLQDAVRQISRDFLSRKERREFMERLNRFADEAQSGPTVIARIQSFLDQQNKELDRLDQIFEALLTDESFKPKIDQAVATEVEKRVDAQAARIDALAKERVAKLTAELEQLEEVLRTKRDDFDREADRKLKALDAEIVAQHEAAREKIANQKEELVWQEQILEESLKEISAKLSENRMGVVNDFLALEPLLSRLGLGGSARPDDRRDAGTVKEAAAPALHLPEYATPTEERAALLEEDFFERFATHVEESGFIFDRGDLLAFHLCAKERAPVILGGVSGSGKSSLPVLYAEAIAGQDADQSHLAVDVNPSWTSPADLLGYTDALEHRFIPAASGLLNQMILASHARKVLRASAPVFSVCLEELNLAQPEHYLADVIQAISRAPGNQFISVFDPNAVRIDDPFRPYARLELAPNLIIVGTVNFDETTRPLSMRLLDRCNLIEFVVDESLPVLGMSAQTGARVVEGPGVLQADRDRWTRNSNVPARAIEILGKIQPELSVLGCGLTHRRQTSICRFIANAPESLCNFDQALDMQLRQRILPQIRGLYRPGAMEALGRLAEKLEKATDIPRTLQSLARLESDARASDDMFLGEE; this comes from the coding sequence TTGGCGTCAAAAGATAAGAGATACTTTTTTTCAGTTGGGCAGAAGAGCTTTGAGGCCGGCACTGGCCCAAACCATTTTTCCACCGTCGTTCCGATTGCCGATGTGAACGGAGAGATCATCGGTGACCGCTTGGTGGAGTTCCCTAATCGCGGCCGGGTCTGGTGGATGCTGCGCGGCGAAGCTCGCGTGACCCATGCGCCGCCAGGCTGTCTTATCATGTCTGGCATTGAGGACTCGATGGACCTGTCTTCGTCGCCAGAAAAGGACGTCTATCAGCTTCTACAGCCCACCCTTCCCGGCCCGAAGGACTTAATTGAGGTCCTGACACCGGGCGCCGAGATCACCGATCCGAACGCCTTGCTCGACGGTTTCCGGATGCGCTGCGATCATGAGCCGACGCGACATGTCCTCGTGCGGATCGGCGATCACCTTTATGGGCCGCTGAAGGTCGAATTGGACCGCCCCGAGAATGACCGGTTGATCGAGCCAGAAATCCATTTCAGCAAGCCGGTCGCGCCGCATGTTGTCTATAGGATTGCCGTTGGCGACGCGGAGGGACGCACTGGCCACATTCGGCACAAGGTGATCGTACAGCGTGACGCCAGCAAGCCGGACGATCAGATCGGGCACACTGTTCGTTACGAGGCGATCACCGGCGCTTTGTATGAAGACCTGCGGGAGGGGGCACAGGAGGTTGATCTCGTTTCCCTGCAGGATGCTGTCCGGCAGATTTCGCGCGATTTTTTGTCGCGAAAAGAGCGACGTGAGTTCATGGAACGGCTCAACCGATTTGCCGACGAGGCGCAGTCAGGGCCGACCGTTATCGCACGGATTCAAAGCTTTCTGGACCAGCAGAACAAGGAACTCGACAGACTTGATCAGATTTTCGAAGCTCTCCTGACTGACGAGAGCTTCAAGCCAAAGATCGATCAGGCCGTCGCGACTGAGGTCGAAAAGCGCGTGGACGCGCAAGCCGCACGAATTGACGCCCTTGCGAAAGAGCGAGTCGCCAAGCTGACCGCGGAACTCGAGCAGCTTGAAGAGGTATTGCGAACGAAACGCGACGATTTCGATAGGGAAGCCGATCGCAAGCTGAAGGCTCTGGACGCGGAAATCGTCGCTCAGCATGAAGCAGCAAGAGAGAAGATCGCAAACCAGAAAGAAGAACTCGTCTGGCAGGAGCAAATCCTGGAAGAGAGTCTGAAGGAGATATCCGCCAAGCTCTCAGAGAACCGTATGGGGGTGGTGAACGACTTCCTTGCATTGGAGCCGCTTCTTTCGCGCCTCGGTCTCGGCGGATCGGCGCGACCGGATGATCGGAGGGACGCAGGAACGGTGAAGGAGGCGGCTGCACCCGCCTTGCACCTACCTGAGTATGCAACCCCAACCGAAGAGCGTGCAGCCCTACTCGAAGAGGACTTCTTCGAGCGGTTTGCTACGCATGTTGAGGAGAGCGGCTTCATCTTCGACCGCGGGGACCTTCTGGCTTTCCATCTATGCGCCAAGGAGCGTGCGCCTGTCATTCTGGGCGGTGTGTCCGGGTCCGGTAAATCGTCTCTGCCTGTGCTCTATGCAGAAGCAATTGCCGGGCAGGACGCCGACCAGAGCCATCTGGCTGTGGACGTGAACCCATCGTGGACTAGCCCTGCAGACCTACTCGGCTATACCGATGCACTGGAACACCGTTTCATTCCGGCGGCGTCGGGATTGCTGAATCAAATGATCCTCGCCTCTCATGCGCGCAAGGTTCTTAGGGCGTCTGCGCCGGTATTCTCCGTCTGCCTCGAAGAACTGAACCTTGCGCAGCCCGAGCACTACCTTGCCGATGTGATTCAGGCGATATCACGAGCGCCGGGGAACCAGTTCATAAGCGTCTTCGATCCCAACGCAGTGCGGATCGACGATCCCTTCCGGCCATACGCACGCCTCGAACTTGCGCCGAACCTGATAATCGTCGGGACAGTGAACTTCGACGAAACGACGCGACCGTTGTCGATGCGCCTTCTTGATCGGTGCAACCTGATCGAATTCGTCGTGGATGAAAGTCTTCCCGTTCTCGGAATGTCTGCACAGACCGGCGCGCGGGTGGTTGAGGGACCAGGCGTGCTGCAGGCGGACCGGGACCGGTGGACACGGAACAGCAACGTCCCTGCGCGGGCAATTGAGATCTTGGGGAAGATACAGCCTGAACTCAGTGTGCTTGGCTGCGGGCTCACCCACCGGCGCCAGACCTCGATCTGCCGATTCATCGCCAATGCTCCCGAGAGCCTTTGCAACTTCGATCAGGCATTGGACATGCAATTGCGCCAACGCATCCTGCCGCAGATCCGGGGGCTGTATCGGCCGGGGGCGATGGAGGCCTTGGGACGTCTTGCCGAAAAGCTCGAGAAGGCAACCGATATTCCGAGGACCCTTCAATCGCTCGCCCGACTGGAGTCTGACGCACGAGCATCCGACGATATGTTCCTCGGTGAAGAATGA
- a CDS encoding nuclease domain-containing protein gives MTDFVIFSGRSTLLEVPLGKSQAVHSFEVPETARIGFEVDDYEEGVIYQITVGDIPIAERPQERRSRLEWQASPCLDGAFGVTPISLRDATNGEILARTLALVEPSKLTVNAYDAMFEDMRRISVELLLDLISKSRLALAQLPSSRDGGVQPLTARLELSQIRLFWKRFSPILADILEDPHTELRPRQVTRQLKPGERLTPDVLRRFAHRGQTARDAVRSGGLVELSTAVQDRNTSENRVIVAFMDLLRRRVDHSLRRARSEREMRLARKNGYGISDAGLARFVQLREDPKIARLQEIVDACEGTMSEIHRAMQSFAVPVTRMGRQDFLASFNCPFFRSHPLYARAARLMLAFLNNTTIVVEQGDVEGAKSIETIFEQWVFFQVSAALQAAGLSCISHNSIFEPIARDRFSVDLDRNAAIDFEAPDKRIARLRYEPTILPRGAAQGMDTLYRGNSASPWTPDIVLEILAPSSDLRDYRVTYAAVIDAKYTTAGNVWDRLEKIEKYREIRSVDTDSQIARQVWIAAPIAPSLRPRDEAVTWSKSGYVGADPLDVILGVIGADPADRDETRSMLKAFILGLLRHSKEYEKATSRNVNS, from the coding sequence ATGACAGACTTCGTCATCTTCTCAGGTCGCTCGACGCTGCTCGAAGTCCCTCTTGGCAAGTCTCAAGCCGTACACAGCTTCGAGGTGCCGGAGACTGCGCGCATCGGTTTTGAGGTCGACGATTACGAAGAGGGCGTGATCTACCAAATAACTGTTGGGGACATTCCGATCGCTGAACGACCGCAGGAGCGCCGATCGCGTCTGGAGTGGCAGGCATCGCCTTGTCTGGATGGCGCATTCGGCGTGACCCCAATCAGTCTTCGGGATGCCACAAATGGCGAAATACTTGCCCGAACTCTCGCGCTTGTCGAGCCCAGCAAGCTGACCGTAAACGCTTATGACGCCATGTTCGAAGACATGCGGCGCATCAGTGTCGAGTTGTTGCTCGACCTGATCTCGAAATCCCGTCTGGCGCTTGCGCAGCTTCCCTCGTCGCGCGATGGCGGTGTGCAGCCCCTCACGGCACGTCTGGAACTGAGTCAGATCCGGCTCTTCTGGAAACGCTTCTCCCCAATCTTGGCGGATATTCTCGAGGATCCTCACACGGAGCTGCGACCACGACAAGTTACCCGGCAGCTTAAGCCGGGAGAGCGACTCACGCCCGACGTCTTGCGACGGTTTGCCCACAGAGGGCAAACCGCTCGCGACGCCGTGCGATCAGGTGGTCTCGTGGAACTTTCGACAGCAGTCCAGGACAGGAACACCAGCGAGAACCGGGTGATCGTCGCGTTCATGGATCTCCTTCGGCGGCGGGTCGACCATAGCCTCAGGCGCGCCCGGTCAGAACGCGAGATGCGGCTTGCGCGTAAGAATGGCTATGGAATCTCTGACGCAGGATTAGCCCGATTCGTACAACTGCGAGAGGACCCTAAGATCGCGAGGCTGCAGGAAATCGTCGACGCCTGCGAAGGCACGATGTCCGAGATCCACAGGGCGATGCAGAGTTTCGCCGTGCCTGTCACTCGCATGGGGCGGCAGGACTTTCTCGCCAGCTTCAACTGTCCCTTTTTCCGAAGCCATCCGCTGTATGCGCGTGCTGCACGATTGATGTTGGCGTTCCTGAACAACACTACGATCGTCGTAGAGCAAGGAGACGTGGAAGGCGCCAAGTCGATCGAGACCATCTTCGAGCAGTGGGTTTTCTTCCAGGTATCCGCAGCTCTCCAGGCCGCTGGGTTGTCCTGCATTTCGCACAATTCAATTTTTGAACCGATTGCAAGAGATCGTTTCTCGGTCGATCTGGATCGGAATGCGGCGATCGATTTTGAGGCCCCGGACAAGCGTATCGCGCGCCTGCGCTATGAGCCCACAATCCTCCCGCGCGGAGCAGCGCAGGGCATGGATACTCTTTACCGCGGAAACTCGGCGTCTCCATGGACGCCGGATATAGTGTTGGAGATTTTGGCCCCGAGCTCCGATCTGCGCGACTACCGGGTCACATATGCCGCCGTGATCGACGCAAAATACACAACAGCGGGAAATGTGTGGGATCGTCTGGAGAAGATCGAGAAATATCGCGAGATCAGAAGCGTCGATACCGATAGCCAAATTGCTCGCCAAGTTTGGATCGCGGCACCGATCGCGCCATCGCTACGACCGCGCGACGAAGCCGTAACCTGGTCAAAGAGCGGCTATGTAGGTGCCGATCCCCTTGACGTTATTCTGGGGGTCATTGGGGCAGATCCGGCCGATCGGGATGAGACCCGATCCATGCTTAAAGCCTTTATCTTGGGTTTACTAAGGCATTCCAAGGAGTACGAAAAGGCCACCAGTCGGAATGTAAATAGTTAA
- a CDS encoding DpnII family type II restriction endonuclease, translated as MDDMAQDIMDRIHAVPIKREYGRDDIAALIEANDGKAFEVSRFCVGLFLGFSKDKLHGELAEKLGPGGTGVKRFQAGREEYLDVLEEMGLRDAMTAIVNREPVWSDVLRERLRSGRGSAIQGQQRGRGLEDFVEEIIQQVFGPSYEPRCTFQGVNGTAKCDFAIPNKATPLILIEAKGYGATGSKMSDIIGDVDAIIGAKRNDASLLLITDGLTWKARANDLRKLIQRQHDGRITRIYTKQMAEQLIADLMTLRAEYGLP; from the coding sequence ATGGACGATATGGCGCAAGACATCATGGATCGGATCCATGCGGTTCCCATCAAGCGTGAATATGGTCGCGACGACATCGCCGCCTTGATCGAGGCAAACGATGGGAAAGCATTCGAGGTGTCTCGATTTTGCGTTGGCTTGTTCCTCGGGTTTTCGAAGGACAAATTGCATGGCGAGTTGGCCGAAAAACTTGGCCCAGGTGGGACCGGCGTCAAACGTTTTCAAGCAGGCCGTGAAGAATATCTCGACGTTCTCGAAGAGATGGGGCTTCGCGACGCCATGACAGCGATCGTCAATCGAGAGCCTGTCTGGAGCGATGTCTTGCGCGAACGGCTGAGATCTGGGCGTGGAAGTGCTATACAGGGGCAACAAAGGGGTAGGGGGCTCGAAGATTTTGTTGAAGAGATTATCCAGCAAGTCTTTGGACCCAGCTATGAGCCTAGATGTACGTTTCAAGGCGTAAACGGCACGGCGAAATGCGACTTCGCCATTCCCAACAAGGCGACACCACTAATCTTGATTGAAGCGAAAGGTTACGGGGCAACAGGGTCCAAGATGAGCGATATCATCGGTGATGTTGATGCAATCATTGGCGCCAAGCGCAATGATGCCAGTCTTCTGTTGATTACCGACGGTCTGACCTGGAAGGCGCGTGCGAACGATCTGCGCAAGCTCATCCAGAGACAACACGATGGGCGGATCACGCGTATCTATACGAAGCAAATGGCAGAGCAGCTAATAGCTGACTTGATGACGCTCAGAGCCGAGTACGGATTGCCATAA
- a CDS encoding DNA adenine methylase yields the protein MGSKKRLLPWIHDVLSTLEFETALDAFSGSTSVAYLLKSMDKRTVSSDFLNLSSTIGKALIQNNSVHLDGPAMKTLMSRPANTHNFIEETFSGIFYTDADLRFLDRISCNIRQLDNTHQQALAMSALMRSCAKRQPRGVFTISGDLSKYDDGRRDLRLSVEEHFFEQVEAFNEAVFSNGRRNHAQRNDVFKVATKGIDLVYLDPPYVPRADDNCYIKRYHFLEGLSCYWQGLDIDYSTKVRKIPKKFTPFSYRKEAVDAFRRLFARFKHQTIVLSYSSNGYPDLDELTSLMGETKRDVRVFRRDHTYHFGTHSKVKRAAVEEYLIVGQV from the coding sequence ATGGGCTCCAAGAAGCGTTTGTTGCCCTGGATCCATGACGTGTTGAGTACTCTTGAGTTCGAAACAGCTCTAGATGCTTTTAGCGGAAGTACATCAGTTGCTTACCTACTGAAATCTATGGATAAACGTACAGTTTCCTCTGACTTTCTGAACCTATCGAGCACTATCGGAAAGGCTCTTATCCAGAACAACTCTGTCCATCTTGACGGTCCTGCCATGAAAACCCTCATGTCACGGCCTGCGAACACACATAACTTCATCGAAGAGACGTTCTCTGGGATTTTTTATACCGATGCCGATCTTAGATTCCTTGATCGCATCTCGTGCAACATTCGCCAGCTCGACAACACCCATCAGCAGGCCCTCGCTATGTCGGCCTTAATGCGATCCTGCGCCAAACGGCAACCACGCGGGGTTTTCACGATCTCGGGGGATCTTTCCAAGTACGATGATGGCCGCCGGGACCTTCGGTTGTCCGTTGAAGAACACTTTTTCGAGCAAGTAGAGGCGTTCAACGAGGCTGTGTTTTCGAACGGCCGCCGAAACCATGCACAACGAAACGATGTGTTTAAGGTGGCGACCAAAGGCATTGATCTAGTCTATCTGGATCCGCCTTACGTCCCGCGCGCTGACGATAACTGCTACATCAAGCGCTACCATTTCTTGGAGGGGTTGTCCTGCTACTGGCAAGGACTGGACATCGACTACTCCACCAAAGTGCGAAAAATACCAAAGAAGTTCACCCCCTTTAGCTATCGCAAGGAAGCCGTGGATGCGTTCAGGCGCCTTTTCGCGCGTTTCAAACATCAGACGATCGTCCTATCCTATAGCTCCAATGGATATCCTGATCTGGACGAGCTCACATCTCTCATGGGCGAGACCAAACGAGATGTTCGAGTGTTCCGTCGTGATCACACCTATCACTTTGGGACGCATAGCAAGGTGAAACGCGCAGCCGTAGAGGAATACCTCATCGTGGGTCAGGTATGA
- a CDS encoding tyrosine-type recombinase/integrase — protein MASIRKLAKGWRAEIARKGVRASKVFPTQREAKDWAARQEYLILNREAVAAATLFGDVLERYAREVSVTKRSEVWEVRQIDRLKRSDLARKMVADLTAENFASWRDGRLRTVQAATVNREMNLLSAVMTQARREWGMIKTSPMSDVRRPTAPHKRERRPSKDELDRLAFVAGEDLTRAQARAHAAFLFAIETGMRAGEICGLRGADLDLERRVARLHLTKNGAGRDVPLSKEAVRLLEALPKAEPVFGMTSARLDANWRKLRGLAAIEGLNFHDSRHEAITRLSRKLDPLALAKMVGHRDIKMLMIYYDETAEELARRLD, from the coding sequence GTGGCTTCGATTCGGAAACTGGCCAAGGGGTGGCGCGCTGAGATCGCCCGCAAGGGTGTTCGCGCCTCGAAGGTATTCCCAACACAACGGGAAGCCAAGGACTGGGCTGCCCGACAGGAATACCTGATCCTCAACCGCGAGGCTGTCGCTGCCGCTACACTCTTCGGCGACGTGCTGGAGCGATACGCCAGGGAGGTCTCTGTCACCAAGCGCAGCGAAGTTTGGGAGGTCCGGCAAATCGACCGGCTCAAGCGCTCTGACCTGGCCCGCAAGATGGTGGCCGATCTGACGGCCGAGAATTTCGCGAGTTGGCGGGATGGTCGTTTGCGCACGGTGCAGGCTGCGACGGTGAACAGGGAAATGAACCTGCTGTCCGCGGTGATGACTCAGGCGCGACGCGAGTGGGGGATGATCAAGACCAGCCCCATGTCCGACGTGCGCCGCCCCACGGCCCCGCACAAGCGCGAACGACGGCCGTCGAAGGATGAGTTGGACCGCCTGGCCTTCGTGGCTGGCGAGGATCTGACGCGGGCGCAGGCCCGCGCCCATGCTGCCTTCCTGTTCGCGATCGAGACCGGCATGCGGGCGGGCGAAATTTGCGGCTTGCGGGGGGCTGACCTGGACCTCGAGCGGCGCGTTGCGCGGCTGCACCTGACGAAGAATGGGGCGGGCCGCGACGTGCCCCTGTCGAAGGAAGCGGTGCGACTTCTGGAAGCGCTACCGAAGGCGGAGCCTGTGTTCGGGATGACCTCGGCCCGGTTGGATGCAAACTGGCGTAAGCTGCGCGGCTTGGCGGCTATTGAAGGGTTGAACTTCCACGACTCCCGGCATGAGGCGATCACGCGGCTGTCGCGGAAGCTGGATCCTTTGGCCCTGGCAAAGATGGTGGGGCACCGGGATATCAAGATGCTGATGATTTACTATGACGAAACGGCCGAGGAGTTGGCCCGACGTCTGGACTAG
- a CDS encoding inositol monophosphatase family protein encodes MTFSANLNIMMKAARKAGRSLVKDFREVENLQVSMKGAGDFVSRADVAAENILKEELMGARPTYGFLGEEGTSIAGEDPTRRWIVDPLDGTTNFLHGLPHWAISIALEHKGQIVSGVIYDPAKDEMFMAEKGEGAWMNDMRIRASGRTRMIESIYATGLPFGGRADLPETLKDLSQLLPVCAGVRRWGSAALDMAYVAAGRYDGFWERRLNAWDIAAGIVIVREAGGLIQPLNPEGDIVSDGEVICANEALFDKFSKIIRRA; translated from the coding sequence ATGACTTTCAGCGCCAATCTCAACATCATGATGAAAGCCGCCCGCAAGGCCGGCCGGTCCCTCGTCAAGGATTTCCGCGAGGTGGAGAACCTTCAGGTGTCGATGAAGGGCGCCGGGGATTTCGTCAGCCGCGCGGATGTCGCCGCCGAGAACATCCTGAAGGAAGAACTGATGGGCGCCCGGCCCACCTATGGATTCCTGGGCGAGGAGGGCACCTCCATCGCGGGCGAGGACCCGACACGACGCTGGATCGTCGATCCTCTGGACGGCACCACGAACTTCCTGCACGGGTTGCCGCATTGGGCGATCTCGATCGCGCTGGAACACAAGGGCCAGATCGTGTCCGGGGTGATCTACGACCCGGCCAAGGACGAGATGTTCATGGCTGAAAAGGGCGAGGGCGCCTGGATGAACGACATGCGGATCCGGGCTTCGGGCCGAACGCGGATGATCGAATCGATCTATGCCACGGGGCTGCCTTTCGGGGGCCGGGCCGATCTGCCCGAAACCCTGAAGGACCTGTCGCAGCTGTTGCCGGTCTGTGCCGGGGTGCGGCGCTGGGGCTCGGCCGCGCTGGACATGGCCTATGTGGCCGCGGGGCGCTATGACGGGTTCTGGGAACGCCGCCTGAACGCCTGGGACATCGCCGCCGGGATCGTCATCGTGCGCGAAGCGGGCGGGTTGATCCAGCCGCTGAACCCCGAAGGCGACATCGTCTCTGACGGCGAAGTGATCTGTGCCAACGAGGCCCTGTTCGACAAGTTCTCCAAGATCATCCGCCGCGCCTGA